The following proteins come from a genomic window of Daphnia carinata strain CSIRO-1 chromosome 8, CSIRO_AGI_Dcar_HiC_V3, whole genome shotgun sequence:
- the LOC130703903 gene encoding protein draper-like isoform X1, translating to MSLRPPLPQRWILVLLLAILSVQQCQASTLTGSNICTRQEKYFVTVKISFLQPYKVRTFTTCLAFPPWCSRYTVHNKVAFKTESVEKMRVLEDCCSGYARTADNSSCVPICGQQCLHGTCVGPDNCKCEPGYGGPTCNIACPEHKWGPNCSNSCPCLNGAKCDPVNGSCTCTAGWKGQHCDYPCPKNYYGQSCSLKCQCKNQAYCDPVSGACACQPGWNGPLCDEPCPDGTHGQNCASSCRCQNGGTCSPIDGKCFCTSGWTGEVCANPCPDGTWGSQCSQRCSCHNNARCDHINGTCHCLPGYRGDQCQEQCAPGMYGKNCETPCKCLNGAICNITNGSCACTEGWTGPDCSQRACPDKLYGPGCTQICPCSSNNTELCHPWTGECICKPGWDGQTCSRPCPTYTFGLGCRNVCTCKNDAHCDPVNGTCVCLSGYIGNDCQDQCPEGFYGHNCTNACACENGGNCSNTDGQCKCPTGWSGLLCESPCRAGFYGENCKEQCHCKNGASCHHVTGECSCSAGFKDDACNATCPEGRFGLNCEETCECQKGTTKACDPVTGECLCHANYRGVRCETQCPKGRYGPECRSICHCENDGSCNTLGDCYCQRGWTGELCEDRCETGFYGKKCRQRCPPCVNGNGNCNAVDGRCSCQPGYLGIRCEEPCPKGMYGEGCQKKCNRCKNGAECHHVSGECRCLPGWKGEDCSVPCPANTWGIACAQRCTCLHNGTCRPNDGQCRCHDGWMGPQCNEICPEGYYGQHCMSHCQCPNDNFICHPASGCVCREGFRGDQCDIAIYSPVSDKSQLGEPIVPVNHGGLIGGLIVSILLIVIVIGALVYYRRRISHLKSELAHVQYIADPSSAPDRHHFDNPVYCYPTGGANGMAGATGAVGGLNNTRIRNDLGCSSGTKSNLTNLERAKLGSLEDDCSEGAYGGSVSSTAELYKNREADMANPNLHNFNIYHTIDEEKVSKSVEHLYDEIKHKNKDYVDEAYDRLDDSRPLTEVRPQYLRIASGSLGSLGGLGSSHSVFPTSITASTLSASAAGDQATTPLSLSVGGGGFRSDGGRSSSPSPSFSTTSSLSLDSAKV from the exons ATGTCGTTACGCCCACCATTACCGCAACGATGGATTCTGGTCTTATTGTTGGCCATCTTGTCCGTTCAGCAATGCCAGGCCAGCACACTCACCGGCAGCAACATTTGCACACGTCAAGAAAA atatTTCGTGACGGTCAAGATCTCCTTCTTGCAGCCGTACAAAGTGCGCACCTTCACCACCTGCCTGGCTTTTCCTCCGTGGTGTTCACGCTACACCGTCCACAATAAAGTGGCGTTCAAAACCGag TCTGTAGAAAAGATGCGTGTCTTGGAGGATTGTTGTTCAGGTTACGCTCGAACGGCTGACAATAGCAGCTGCGTTCCCATTTGTGGCCAGCAATGCCTGCACGGAACTTG cgtGGGACCGGACAACTGCAAATGCGAGCCAGGATATGGCGGACCTACATGCAACATTG CTTGCCCGGAGCACAAATGGGGACCCAATTGCAGCAATAGTTGTCCGTGTCTCAATGGAGCCAAATGTGATCCAGTCAACGGCAGCTGCACTTGCACGGCGGGCTGGAAGGGACAACATTGTGATTATCCATGCCCTAAAAACTATTACGGCCAATCCTGCTCGCTAAAGTGCCAG tgCAAGAATCAAGCCTATTGTGATCCAGTTTCAGGAGCATGCGCATGTCAACCCGGATGGAATGGGCCATT atGCGACGAACCTTGTCCAGACGGGACTCACGGACAGAACTGTGCGTCCAGTTGTCGGTGTCAGAACGGCGGCACGTGTAGCCCCATCGACGGCAAATGTTTCTGTACCAGCGGATGGACG GGTGAAGTGTGCGCCAATCCCTGCCCGGATGGCACTTGGGGTTCGCAGTGCTCTCAGCGCTGTTCCTGTCACAACAACGCTCGCTGCGACCACATTAACGGAACCTGCCACTGCTTGCCCGGCTACCGAGGCGATCAA TGTCAAGAACAATGCGCACCAGGAATGTACGGAAAGAACTGCGAAACTCCATGCAAG TGTTTGAATGGAGCCATTTGCAACATCACGAACGGTTCGTGTGCATGTACCGAAGGCTGGACTGGCCCCGATTGCAGCCAAAGGGCATGTCCTGACAAGCTATATGGCCCAGGATGCACTCAGATCTGTCCGTGCTCCTCCAATAATACTGAATT GTGCCATCCGTGGACAGGAGAATGCATTTGCAAGCCCGGCTGGGACGGTCAAACGTGCTCAAGACCCTGCCCGACCTACACTTTCGGACTGGGCTGTCGAAACGTCTGCACTTGCAAGAACGATGCTCACTGCGATCCCGTCAACGGCACCTGCGTCTGTCTGTCCG GTTATATTGGCAATGATTGTCAAGATCAGTGTCCCGAGGGTTTTTACGGACACAATTGCACCAATGCCTGCGCTTGTGAAAACGGAGGCAACTGCTCCAATACGGACGGACAATGCAAATGTCCCACCGGATGGTCCGGTCTCTTGTGCGAATCTCCATGCAGGGCCGGCTTTTATGGCGAGAATTGTAAGGAGCAATGCCACTGTAAGAACGGAGCGTCTTGCCATCACGTGAcgg GTGAATGTTCGTGCAGCGCCGGATTTAAGGACGACGCATGCAATGCCACCTGTCCAGAAGGCCGTTTCGGTTTGAATTGCGAGGAGACCTGTGAATGTCAGAAAGGAACAACGAAGGCATGCGACCCGGTGACGGGCGAGTGCCTCTGTCACGCCAATTACCGCGGCGTCCGTTGCGAGACTCAGTGCCCCAAAGGTCGATACGGGCCCGAATGCCGCTCCATTTGCCACTGTGAGAATGACGGATCGTGCAACACTCTCGGCGATTGTTACTGTCAACGCGGCTGGACAGGTGAATTATGTGAGGATCGCTGCGAGACAG gtTTTTATGGAAAGAAATGCCGGCAACGTTGTCCGCCCTGCGTCAATG gtaACGGCAATTGCAATGCGGTTGATGGACGTTGTTCTTGCCAGCCCGGTTACCTCGGAATTCGATGCGAAGAGCCTTGCCCTAAAG gaatgtATGGAGAAGGCTgtcaaaagaaatgtaatcGTTGCAAAAACGGTGCGGAATGTCATCACGTCAGTGGCGAATGCCGTTGTCTTCCCGGCTGGAAAGGAGAAGATTGTTCTGTCCCTTGTCCGGCCAATACTTGGGGTATTGCTTGCGCTCAACGATGCACATGTCTGCATAATGGAACTTGCCGACCCAACGACGGCCAGTGTCGCTGTCACGACGGTTGGATGGGTCCTCAATGCAAcgaaa TTTGCCCTGAAGGCTATTACGGTCAGCATTGCATGAGTCATTGCCAG TGTCCGAATGATAATTTCATCTGCCATCCGGCCAGCGGTTGCGTGTGTCGCGAAGGATTCCGGGGTGATCAATGCGACATTGCCATTTATTCGCCAGTGAGTGACAAGAGTCAATTAGGCGAGCCAATCGTGCCCGTCAATCACGGCGGCCTTATTGGCGGTCTCATCGTCTCCATTTTGCTGATCGTCATCGTTATCGGGGCTCTCGTCTACTACCGCCGACGTATTTCTCATTTGAAATCGGAACTGGCTCACGTCCAGTACATCGCCGATCCCAGTTCGGCTCCCG ATCGTCATCATTTCGACAATCCAGTGTATTGTTATCCGACGGGCGGTGCGAATGGAATGGCAGGAGCGACTGGAGCCGTTGGCGGTTTGAATAACACGCGCATACGTAACGATCTCGGATGCTCTTCCGGAACGAAAAGCAATCTGACCAATTTGGAGCGAGCCAAATTGGGCTCGCTTGAAGATGACTGTTCAGAAG GAGCTTACGGTGGATCAGTGTCGAGCACGGCCGAGCTGTACAAGAACCGCGAAGCTGACATGGCCAATCCCAACTTGCACAACTTCAACATTTACCACACGATCGACGAGGAGAAGGTCTCCAAGAGCGTCGAGCACCTCTACGACGAGATCAAACACAAGAACAAAGATTACG TCGACGAGGCGTACGACCGACTGGACGATTCACGACCACTTACAGAGGTCCGGCCGCAATATTTGCGGATCGCTTCCGGATCGCTGGGTTCTCTGGGAGGCCTGGGATCCTCTCACTCCGTCTTTCCCACCAGCATCACCGCCTCTACCCTCTCCGCCTCCGCCGCCGGCGATCAGGCGACAACACCGCTCTCGCTATCAGTAGGAGGAGGAGGTTTCCGCTCGGATGGAGGTCGATCTTCTTCTCCATCACCGTCGTTCTCGACCACTTCGTCTCTCAGTCTCGATAGTGCCAAAGTCTAG
- the LOC130703903 gene encoding protein draper-like isoform X2 — MSLRPPLPQRWILVLLLAILSVQQCQASTLTGSNICTRQEKYFVTVKISFLQPYKVRTFTTCLAFPPWCSRYTVHNKVAFKTESVEKMRVLEDCCSGYARTADNSSCVPICGQQCLHGTCVGPDNCKCEPGYGGPTCNIACPEHKWGPNCSNSCPCLNGAKCDPVNGSCTCTAGWKGQHCDYPCPKNYYGQSCSLKCQCKNQAYCDPVSGACACQPGWNGPLCDEPCPDGTHGQNCASSCRCQNGGTCSPIDGKCFCTSGWTGEVCANPCPDGTWGSQCSQRCSCHNNARCDHINGTCHCLPGYRGDQCQEQCAPGMYGKNCETPCKCLNGAICNITNGSCACTEGWTGPDCSQRACPDKLYGPGCTQICPCSSNNTELCHPWTGECICKPGWDGQTCSRPCPTYTFGLGCRNVCTCKNDAHCDPVNGTCVCLSGYIGNDCQDQCPEGFYGHNCTNACACENGGNCSNTDGQCKCPTGWSGLLCESPCRAGFYGENCKEQCHCKNGASCHHVTGECSCSAGFKDDACNATCPEGRFGLNCEETCECQKGTTKACDPVTGECLCHANYRGVRCETQCPKGRYGPECRSICHCENDGSCNTLGDCYCQRGWTGELCEDRCETGFYGKKCRQRCPPCVNGNGNCNAVDGRCSCQPGYLGIRCEEPCPKGMYGEGCQKKCNRCKNGAECHHVSGECRCLPGWKGEDCSVPCPANTWGIACAQRCTCLHNGTCRPNDGQCRCHDGWMGPQCNEICPEGYYGQHCMSHCQCPNDNFICHPASGCVCREGFRGDQCDIAIYSPVSDKSQLGEPIVPVNHGGLIGGLIVSILLIVIVIGALVYYRRRISHLKSELAHVQYIADPSSAPDRHHFDNPVYCYPTGGANGMAGATGAVGGLNNTRIRNDLGCSSGTKSNLTNLERAKLGSLEDDCSEGAYGGSVSSTAELYKNREADMANPNLHNFNIYHTIDEEKVSKSVEHLYDEIKHKNKDYDSSLQSTRRTTDWTIHDHLQRSGRNICGSLPDRWVLWEAWDPLTPSFPPASPPLPSPPPPPAIRRQHRSRYQ, encoded by the exons ATGTCGTTACGCCCACCATTACCGCAACGATGGATTCTGGTCTTATTGTTGGCCATCTTGTCCGTTCAGCAATGCCAGGCCAGCACACTCACCGGCAGCAACATTTGCACACGTCAAGAAAA atatTTCGTGACGGTCAAGATCTCCTTCTTGCAGCCGTACAAAGTGCGCACCTTCACCACCTGCCTGGCTTTTCCTCCGTGGTGTTCACGCTACACCGTCCACAATAAAGTGGCGTTCAAAACCGag TCTGTAGAAAAGATGCGTGTCTTGGAGGATTGTTGTTCAGGTTACGCTCGAACGGCTGACAATAGCAGCTGCGTTCCCATTTGTGGCCAGCAATGCCTGCACGGAACTTG cgtGGGACCGGACAACTGCAAATGCGAGCCAGGATATGGCGGACCTACATGCAACATTG CTTGCCCGGAGCACAAATGGGGACCCAATTGCAGCAATAGTTGTCCGTGTCTCAATGGAGCCAAATGTGATCCAGTCAACGGCAGCTGCACTTGCACGGCGGGCTGGAAGGGACAACATTGTGATTATCCATGCCCTAAAAACTATTACGGCCAATCCTGCTCGCTAAAGTGCCAG tgCAAGAATCAAGCCTATTGTGATCCAGTTTCAGGAGCATGCGCATGTCAACCCGGATGGAATGGGCCATT atGCGACGAACCTTGTCCAGACGGGACTCACGGACAGAACTGTGCGTCCAGTTGTCGGTGTCAGAACGGCGGCACGTGTAGCCCCATCGACGGCAAATGTTTCTGTACCAGCGGATGGACG GGTGAAGTGTGCGCCAATCCCTGCCCGGATGGCACTTGGGGTTCGCAGTGCTCTCAGCGCTGTTCCTGTCACAACAACGCTCGCTGCGACCACATTAACGGAACCTGCCACTGCTTGCCCGGCTACCGAGGCGATCAA TGTCAAGAACAATGCGCACCAGGAATGTACGGAAAGAACTGCGAAACTCCATGCAAG TGTTTGAATGGAGCCATTTGCAACATCACGAACGGTTCGTGTGCATGTACCGAAGGCTGGACTGGCCCCGATTGCAGCCAAAGGGCATGTCCTGACAAGCTATATGGCCCAGGATGCACTCAGATCTGTCCGTGCTCCTCCAATAATACTGAATT GTGCCATCCGTGGACAGGAGAATGCATTTGCAAGCCCGGCTGGGACGGTCAAACGTGCTCAAGACCCTGCCCGACCTACACTTTCGGACTGGGCTGTCGAAACGTCTGCACTTGCAAGAACGATGCTCACTGCGATCCCGTCAACGGCACCTGCGTCTGTCTGTCCG GTTATATTGGCAATGATTGTCAAGATCAGTGTCCCGAGGGTTTTTACGGACACAATTGCACCAATGCCTGCGCTTGTGAAAACGGAGGCAACTGCTCCAATACGGACGGACAATGCAAATGTCCCACCGGATGGTCCGGTCTCTTGTGCGAATCTCCATGCAGGGCCGGCTTTTATGGCGAGAATTGTAAGGAGCAATGCCACTGTAAGAACGGAGCGTCTTGCCATCACGTGAcgg GTGAATGTTCGTGCAGCGCCGGATTTAAGGACGACGCATGCAATGCCACCTGTCCAGAAGGCCGTTTCGGTTTGAATTGCGAGGAGACCTGTGAATGTCAGAAAGGAACAACGAAGGCATGCGACCCGGTGACGGGCGAGTGCCTCTGTCACGCCAATTACCGCGGCGTCCGTTGCGAGACTCAGTGCCCCAAAGGTCGATACGGGCCCGAATGCCGCTCCATTTGCCACTGTGAGAATGACGGATCGTGCAACACTCTCGGCGATTGTTACTGTCAACGCGGCTGGACAGGTGAATTATGTGAGGATCGCTGCGAGACAG gtTTTTATGGAAAGAAATGCCGGCAACGTTGTCCGCCCTGCGTCAATG gtaACGGCAATTGCAATGCGGTTGATGGACGTTGTTCTTGCCAGCCCGGTTACCTCGGAATTCGATGCGAAGAGCCTTGCCCTAAAG gaatgtATGGAGAAGGCTgtcaaaagaaatgtaatcGTTGCAAAAACGGTGCGGAATGTCATCACGTCAGTGGCGAATGCCGTTGTCTTCCCGGCTGGAAAGGAGAAGATTGTTCTGTCCCTTGTCCGGCCAATACTTGGGGTATTGCTTGCGCTCAACGATGCACATGTCTGCATAATGGAACTTGCCGACCCAACGACGGCCAGTGTCGCTGTCACGACGGTTGGATGGGTCCTCAATGCAAcgaaa TTTGCCCTGAAGGCTATTACGGTCAGCATTGCATGAGTCATTGCCAG TGTCCGAATGATAATTTCATCTGCCATCCGGCCAGCGGTTGCGTGTGTCGCGAAGGATTCCGGGGTGATCAATGCGACATTGCCATTTATTCGCCAGTGAGTGACAAGAGTCAATTAGGCGAGCCAATCGTGCCCGTCAATCACGGCGGCCTTATTGGCGGTCTCATCGTCTCCATTTTGCTGATCGTCATCGTTATCGGGGCTCTCGTCTACTACCGCCGACGTATTTCTCATTTGAAATCGGAACTGGCTCACGTCCAGTACATCGCCGATCCCAGTTCGGCTCCCG ATCGTCATCATTTCGACAATCCAGTGTATTGTTATCCGACGGGCGGTGCGAATGGAATGGCAGGAGCGACTGGAGCCGTTGGCGGTTTGAATAACACGCGCATACGTAACGATCTCGGATGCTCTTCCGGAACGAAAAGCAATCTGACCAATTTGGAGCGAGCCAAATTGGGCTCGCTTGAAGATGACTGTTCAGAAG GAGCTTACGGTGGATCAGTGTCGAGCACGGCCGAGCTGTACAAGAACCGCGAAGCTGACATGGCCAATCCCAACTTGCACAACTTCAACATTTACCACACGATCGACGAGGAGAAGGTCTCCAAGAGCGTCGAGCACCTCTACGACGAGATCAAACACAAGAACAAAGATTACG ATTCCAGTTTACAG TCGACGAGGCGTACGACCGACTGGACGATTCACGACCACTTACAGAGGTCCGGCCGCAATATTTGCGGATCGCTTCCGGATCGCTGGGTTCTCTGGGAGGCCTGGGATCCTCTCACTCCGTCTTTCCCACCAGCATCACCGCCTCTACCCTCTCCGCCTCCGCCGCCGGCGATCAGGCGACAACACCGCTCTCGCTATCAGTAG
- the LOC130703903 gene encoding protein draper-like isoform X3, with translation MSLRPPLPQRWILVLLLAILSVQQCQASTLTGSNICTRQEKYFVTVKISFLQPYKVRTFTTCLAFPPWCSRYTVHNKVAFKTESVEKMRVLEDCCSGYARTADNSSCVPICGQQCLHGTCVGPDNCKCEPGYGGPTCNIACPEHKWGPNCSNSCPCLNGAKCDPVNGSCTCTAGWKGQHCDYPCPKNYYGQSCSLKCQCKNQAYCDPVSGACACQPGWNGPLCDEPCPDGTHGQNCASSCRCQNGGTCSPIDGKCFCTSGWTGEVCANPCPDGTWGSQCSQRCSCHNNARCDHINGTCHCLPGYRGDQCQEQCAPGMYGKNCETPCKCLNGAICNITNGSCACTEGWTGPDCSQRACPDKLYGPGCTQICPCSSNNTELCHPWTGECICKPGWDGQTCSRPCPTYTFGLGCRNVCTCKNDAHCDPVNGTCVCLSGYIGNDCQDQCPEGFYGHNCTNACACENGGNCSNTDGQCKCPTGWSGLLCESPCRAGFYGENCKEQCHCKNGASCHHVTGECSCSAGFKDDACNATCPEGRFGLNCEETCECQKGTTKACDPVTGECLCHANYRGVRCETQCPKGRYGPECRSICHCENDGSCNTLGDCYCQRGWTGELCEDRCETGFYGKKCRQRCPPCVNGNGNCNAVDGRCSCQPGYLGIRCEEPCPKGMYGEGCQKKCNRCKNGAECHHVSGECRCLPGWKGEDCSVPCPANTWGIACAQRCTCLHNGTCRPNDGQCRCHDGWMGPQCNEICPEGYYGQHCMSHCQCPNDNFICHPASGCVCREGFRGDQCDIAIYSPVSDKSQLGEPIVPVNHGGLIGGLIVSILLIVIVIGALVYYRRRISHLKSELAHVQYIADPSSAPELYSSQSGIVDTNCLPAKKGSSFF, from the exons ATGTCGTTACGCCCACCATTACCGCAACGATGGATTCTGGTCTTATTGTTGGCCATCTTGTCCGTTCAGCAATGCCAGGCCAGCACACTCACCGGCAGCAACATTTGCACACGTCAAGAAAA atatTTCGTGACGGTCAAGATCTCCTTCTTGCAGCCGTACAAAGTGCGCACCTTCACCACCTGCCTGGCTTTTCCTCCGTGGTGTTCACGCTACACCGTCCACAATAAAGTGGCGTTCAAAACCGag TCTGTAGAAAAGATGCGTGTCTTGGAGGATTGTTGTTCAGGTTACGCTCGAACGGCTGACAATAGCAGCTGCGTTCCCATTTGTGGCCAGCAATGCCTGCACGGAACTTG cgtGGGACCGGACAACTGCAAATGCGAGCCAGGATATGGCGGACCTACATGCAACATTG CTTGCCCGGAGCACAAATGGGGACCCAATTGCAGCAATAGTTGTCCGTGTCTCAATGGAGCCAAATGTGATCCAGTCAACGGCAGCTGCACTTGCACGGCGGGCTGGAAGGGACAACATTGTGATTATCCATGCCCTAAAAACTATTACGGCCAATCCTGCTCGCTAAAGTGCCAG tgCAAGAATCAAGCCTATTGTGATCCAGTTTCAGGAGCATGCGCATGTCAACCCGGATGGAATGGGCCATT atGCGACGAACCTTGTCCAGACGGGACTCACGGACAGAACTGTGCGTCCAGTTGTCGGTGTCAGAACGGCGGCACGTGTAGCCCCATCGACGGCAAATGTTTCTGTACCAGCGGATGGACG GGTGAAGTGTGCGCCAATCCCTGCCCGGATGGCACTTGGGGTTCGCAGTGCTCTCAGCGCTGTTCCTGTCACAACAACGCTCGCTGCGACCACATTAACGGAACCTGCCACTGCTTGCCCGGCTACCGAGGCGATCAA TGTCAAGAACAATGCGCACCAGGAATGTACGGAAAGAACTGCGAAACTCCATGCAAG TGTTTGAATGGAGCCATTTGCAACATCACGAACGGTTCGTGTGCATGTACCGAAGGCTGGACTGGCCCCGATTGCAGCCAAAGGGCATGTCCTGACAAGCTATATGGCCCAGGATGCACTCAGATCTGTCCGTGCTCCTCCAATAATACTGAATT GTGCCATCCGTGGACAGGAGAATGCATTTGCAAGCCCGGCTGGGACGGTCAAACGTGCTCAAGACCCTGCCCGACCTACACTTTCGGACTGGGCTGTCGAAACGTCTGCACTTGCAAGAACGATGCTCACTGCGATCCCGTCAACGGCACCTGCGTCTGTCTGTCCG GTTATATTGGCAATGATTGTCAAGATCAGTGTCCCGAGGGTTTTTACGGACACAATTGCACCAATGCCTGCGCTTGTGAAAACGGAGGCAACTGCTCCAATACGGACGGACAATGCAAATGTCCCACCGGATGGTCCGGTCTCTTGTGCGAATCTCCATGCAGGGCCGGCTTTTATGGCGAGAATTGTAAGGAGCAATGCCACTGTAAGAACGGAGCGTCTTGCCATCACGTGAcgg GTGAATGTTCGTGCAGCGCCGGATTTAAGGACGACGCATGCAATGCCACCTGTCCAGAAGGCCGTTTCGGTTTGAATTGCGAGGAGACCTGTGAATGTCAGAAAGGAACAACGAAGGCATGCGACCCGGTGACGGGCGAGTGCCTCTGTCACGCCAATTACCGCGGCGTCCGTTGCGAGACTCAGTGCCCCAAAGGTCGATACGGGCCCGAATGCCGCTCCATTTGCCACTGTGAGAATGACGGATCGTGCAACACTCTCGGCGATTGTTACTGTCAACGCGGCTGGACAGGTGAATTATGTGAGGATCGCTGCGAGACAG gtTTTTATGGAAAGAAATGCCGGCAACGTTGTCCGCCCTGCGTCAATG gtaACGGCAATTGCAATGCGGTTGATGGACGTTGTTCTTGCCAGCCCGGTTACCTCGGAATTCGATGCGAAGAGCCTTGCCCTAAAG gaatgtATGGAGAAGGCTgtcaaaagaaatgtaatcGTTGCAAAAACGGTGCGGAATGTCATCACGTCAGTGGCGAATGCCGTTGTCTTCCCGGCTGGAAAGGAGAAGATTGTTCTGTCCCTTGTCCGGCCAATACTTGGGGTATTGCTTGCGCTCAACGATGCACATGTCTGCATAATGGAACTTGCCGACCCAACGACGGCCAGTGTCGCTGTCACGACGGTTGGATGGGTCCTCAATGCAAcgaaa TTTGCCCTGAAGGCTATTACGGTCAGCATTGCATGAGTCATTGCCAG TGTCCGAATGATAATTTCATCTGCCATCCGGCCAGCGGTTGCGTGTGTCGCGAAGGATTCCGGGGTGATCAATGCGACATTGCCATTTATTCGCCAGTGAGTGACAAGAGTCAATTAGGCGAGCCAATCGTGCCCGTCAATCACGGCGGCCTTATTGGCGGTCTCATCGTCTCCATTTTGCTGATCGTCATCGTTATCGGGGCTCTCGTCTACTACCGCCGACGTATTTCTCATTTGAAATCGGAACTGGCTCACGTCCAGTACATCGCCGATCCCAGTTCGGCTCCCG AGCTCTACTCTTCTCAAAGTGGCATTGTTGACACCAATTGTTTGCCGGCCAAGAAAGGCtcgtcctttttttaa